One stretch of Schlesneria sp. DSM 10557 DNA includes these proteins:
- the queC gene encoding 7-cyano-7-deazaguanine synthase QueC: MVDVPRKAVVLVSGGLDSATILAIAASSGFELYAMSFDYGQRHRFELEAANRVCSAAGVKRHITVPLDLRAFGGSALTDEIAVPKDRSDNEMSDGIPITYVPARNTIFLSVALGWAEVLGASDLFVGVNAVDYSGYPDCRPEFIAAFETLANLATKSGVEGTGKWTVHAPLLTLTKADIIRKGLELGVDYSLTHSCYDPDPQGRSCGHCDSCQLRLKGFADAGLKDPARYQ; this comes from the coding sequence ATGGTTGATGTTCCGCGAAAAGCTGTTGTTCTGGTGAGTGGTGGGCTGGATTCGGCGACCATTCTGGCAATTGCTGCCAGCTCTGGATTTGAACTTTACGCGATGAGCTTCGATTACGGTCAGCGACACCGGTTCGAGCTCGAAGCCGCCAACCGGGTCTGCTCTGCTGCCGGAGTCAAACGGCATATCACAGTTCCGCTGGACCTGCGCGCGTTCGGGGGATCCGCTCTTACCGACGAGATTGCGGTCCCCAAAGACCGCTCGGACAACGAGATGTCGGATGGAATTCCGATTACCTACGTTCCCGCCAGAAACACGATCTTCCTCTCTGTGGCGCTCGGCTGGGCAGAGGTTCTGGGGGCCTCCGATCTGTTCGTGGGAGTCAACGCGGTCGACTATAGTGGTTATCCCGATTGCCGTCCTGAGTTCATCGCTGCGTTTGAAACACTTGCCAACCTGGCGACGAAATCGGGAGTGGAAGGGACCGGAAAATGGACGGTCCATGCGCCGCTTCTCACTCTGACCAAGGCCGATATCATTCGGAAGGGGCTTGAACTGGGGGTAGACTACAGTCTCACCCACAGTTGTTATGACCCGGATCCGCAGGGCCGCTCGTGCGGGCACTGCGACTCGTGCCAACTGCGTTTGAAAGGTTTCGCGGACGCCGGTCTGAAAGATCCCGCGAGATATCAGTGA